DNA from Pseudomonas putida:
AGGCCGGCCACCCGTGAGCCAATGGCGCCTGTTGCTGACCCGGCCTGCCGAGGACTGCGCGGCACTGGCGCAAAGCCTGGCGGAGGAGGGCGTGGGCAGCAGTTGCCTGCCACTGCTGGCGATTGAGCCCGTTACGTTAGAGACCCCGCAGCGATTGTTACTGGAAGGCCTGCACGGCTTCCAGGCAATCATCGTGGTTAGCAAGCCGGCCGCCCGCCTGTTGCTTGAGCAACTGGCCAAGGCCAGCCTTCAGCCGCCACGCCAAGGCTGGTTCACGGTGGGCGAGGCAACCGCTGCGGTGCTGCAGGGGGCGGGGTTGGAGGTGAGCGCTCCGCCGCGTGGCGATGACAGCGAAGCCTTGCTGGCGCTGCCGGCCCTGCGCCAGGCAGTTGCCGCGCCGGCACCGCGTGTGTTGATCGTTCGCGGCGTCGGAGGTCGCGAACTGCTGGCAGAGCGTCTTGCAGAGCAAGGTGCTAGTGTCGAATATCTGGAACTGTATCGTCGCTGCCTGCCGGTATACCCGGCGGGTACGCTGATGCGCCGCATCGAAGCGGAACGCCTCAATGGCCTGGTGGTCAGCAGTGGGCAGGGTTTTGAACATTTGCAGCAGCTGGCCGGTGCGGATTGGCCGCAGCTGGCACGCCTGCCGCTGTTCGTGCCCAGCCCACGGGTCGCCGAGCAGGCCAGGGCCGCCGGGGCCCAACAGGTTGTGGATTGCCGTGGCGCCAGTGCCACGGCCTTGCTGGCAGCCGTGCAGCGTAGCGCTGCACCTGCCTCTTAAGGCGCTAAGCTGTACGCGATGCGCCCCCATGCAAAGGATGGATACGTGAGCGAGACTGTCTTGTCCAATAACGATCAGCCGTCGGCACAGACGCCGGCGGAACCCGTTACCGCCCCACCTGCCAAGCGCTCCGGCAGTGGCCTGGCAGCGCTGGCCCTGTTGCTTGGCGCGGCCGGGGTGGCGGTAGGTGGCTGGGGTGTCTGGCAGGTGCGTCAACTGCAAGGCAGCGAGTTCAACCAGGGCCAGCACATCGAGGCGCTGACCCAGCGCGCCGAAGCCCTGCAGCAGCGCGAACAGCAGATCAGCGCGCAACTGGCCAGCTTGCCTGCAGCCAGCGAGCTGGAAGACCGCCGACGCCTGGTGGCGCAATTGCAGGGCGACCAGCAGCGCCTCAGCCAGCGCCTGGAAACCGTGCTGGGAGAAAGCCGCAAGGAGTGGCGCCTGGCAGAAGCCGAGCACCTCTTGCGCCTGGCTACCCTGCGCCTTTCGGCCTTGCAGGACATCACCAGTGCCAAAGCCTTGGTCGAAGGCGCCGACGAAATTCTGCGCGAGCAGAGCGACCCGGGTGCTTTCGCCGCCCGGGAGCAACTGGCACGCAGCCTGGCCACGCTCGGCAGCACCCAGCAACCGGACCGTACTGGCCTGTTCCTGAAACTGGCAGCACAGCGTGAGCTGGTACAGCAGCTAAGCGCCCAGTCGCCCGAATTCGACACCAATGCCGATGCGCTTGGCGCCCTGACCGCCGATGGTGATGGTGCCAGCCGGCTGTCGCAGTGGTGGGCAGAAATTTCCAAGTACTTCCAGATCGACTTCAACGCCGATGAAAACGTGCGGCCACTGCTGGCCGGGCAGCAGCTGAACCAGCTGCGCCTGGCCCTGAGCCTGACCATCGAACAGGCCCAGTGGGCGGCGCTCAATGGTGACGCCAAGGTCTACACACAGGCGCTGGATGATGCCCGCAGCGTGCTGCTGGCGAACTTCAACGCCGACAACCCGCAAAGCAAGGCCATGCTCGACAGCCTCAATGCGTTGGCCGATCAGCCCGTGTCCGTGGTTACCCCCGACCTCAGCGAAAGCCTGGCGGCAGTGCAGGCCTACATTCAGCGGCGTCATCTGCCGGCCGAGGCTGAAGGGGGCAAGCCATGAAGCGTGTCTACCTGCTGGCCGTGCTGGCAATCGTGGTTGCCGCCGCGCTGGGCATCGCAGTCGCCAAGCACAGCGGTTACGTGCTGATTTCCTATGGTGGTTTCCGCTATCAATCGGGGCTGTGGGCGGCCCTGGCCGGCTTGCTGGCCGTGGTCGCGCTGTTGTGGCTGTTGCGCTACCTGGTCGGCCTGGTGCTGACCTCCAGCGGTGTGGTCAACCCGTGGTCGCGGCGTAACCGCAGCCGGCGCATCCGCGTAGCCATCGAGCAGGGCCAGCTCGATCTCGCCGAGGGTCGCTGGGCCAGCGCTCAGCGTCACCTGCACCGCGCCGCCGAGGCCGAGCGCCAACCGCTGCTGTATTACCTCGGTGCCGCGCGTGCTGCCAACGAGCAAGGCCGCACCGAAGACAGCGACAACCTGCTGGAGCGTGCCTTGGAGCGCCAGCCGCAAGCGGAACTGGCCATTGCCCTGACCCATGCCCAGTTGCAGATGGACCGTGGTGAAACCGATGGGGCTCTGGAAACCCTGCTGGCCATGCAGGAGCGCCACCCGCACAACAGCCAGGTGTTGCGCCTGCTGCAACGCCTGTACCTGGAGCGCGGCGACTGGTCCGCACTTATCCGCCTGCTGCCCGACCTGCGCAAGGGCAAGGTGTTGCCGCCCGCCGAGCTGGCCGCCCTGGAGCAGCGTGCCTGGGGCCAGAACCTGAGCCTGGCCACCACCCGTGGCGAGGACGCGCAAACTGCACGTCAGGCCCTGGAGCGCGCCTGGCAACAGCTGACCGCAGCCCAGCGCCAGGAGCCACAGCTGGTGTTGGCGTACGCCGAGCAATTGCGCCAGGTAGGTGCCCAGAGCGAGGCCGAGCACGTGCTGCGCACTGCCCTCAAGCGCGAATACGAAAGCCACCTGGCCCGCCTTTATGGCTTGGTGCGCGGTGATGATCCGGCGCGTCAGCTGCAAACCGCAGAAGGTTGGCTCAAGGCCCACCCGCAAGACGCCAGCCTGCTGCTGACCTTGGGCCGTCTGAGCCTGCAGAACCGCCTGTGGGGCAAGGCGC
Protein-coding regions in this window:
- a CDS encoding heme biosynthesis protein HemY; this encodes MKRVYLLAVLAIVVAAALGIAVAKHSGYVLISYGGFRYQSGLWAALAGLLAVVALLWLLRYLVGLVLTSSGVVNPWSRRNRSRRIRVAIEQGQLDLAEGRWASAQRHLHRAAEAERQPLLYYLGAARAANEQGRTEDSDNLLERALERQPQAELAIALTHAQLQMDRGETDGALETLLAMQERHPHNSQVLRLLQRLYLERGDWSALIRLLPDLRKGKVLPPAELAALEQRAWGQNLSLATTRGEDAQTARQALERAWQQLTAAQRQEPQLVLAYAEQLRQVGAQSEAEHVLRTALKREYESHLARLYGLVRGDDPARQLQTAEGWLKAHPQDASLLLTLGRLSLQNRLWGKARDYLESSLRMERNPEACAELARLLAGLGETERSNQLFQEGLGLLDERLLALPLPEGVRA
- a CDS encoding uroporphyrinogen-III synthase, whose protein sequence is MSQWRLLLTRPAEDCAALAQSLAEEGVGSSCLPLLAIEPVTLETPQRLLLEGLHGFQAIIVVSKPAARLLLEQLAKASLQPPRQGWFTVGEATAAVLQGAGLEVSAPPRGDDSEALLALPALRQAVAAPAPRVLIVRGVGGRELLAERLAEQGASVEYLELYRRCLPVYPAGTLMRRIEAERLNGLVVSSGQGFEHLQQLAGADWPQLARLPLFVPSPRVAEQARAAGAQQVVDCRGASATALLAAVQRSAAPAS
- a CDS encoding uroporphyrinogen-III C-methyltransferase translates to MSETVLSNNDQPSAQTPAEPVTAPPAKRSGSGLAALALLLGAAGVAVGGWGVWQVRQLQGSEFNQGQHIEALTQRAEALQQREQQISAQLASLPAASELEDRRRLVAQLQGDQQRLSQRLETVLGESRKEWRLAEAEHLLRLATLRLSALQDITSAKALVEGADEILREQSDPGAFAAREQLARSLATLGSTQQPDRTGLFLKLAAQRELVQQLSAQSPEFDTNADALGALTADGDGASRLSQWWAEISKYFQIDFNADENVRPLLAGQQLNQLRLALSLTIEQAQWAALNGDAKVYTQALDDARSVLLANFNADNPQSKAMLDSLNALADQPVSVVTPDLSESLAAVQAYIQRRHLPAEAEGGKP